Proteins from one Xiphophorus hellerii strain 12219 chromosome 8, Xiphophorus_hellerii-4.1, whole genome shotgun sequence genomic window:
- the LOC116724581 gene encoding uncharacterized protein LOC116724581 isoform X2 encodes MSEKQRVYQGVRVKTTVKELLQRHRAKEASRKPQPVYLEQKELCPSVPQSRHEDPPPAAPQADMSSRALQLRAPCLPVTKSSCSLHMQASAFCDPQQQQQFGDLMLPSNDCSFSSRGAMDYNSLPPLPTSSPLPWSHAISSDVDYYGQGMAACSSSESLTLYTPLDPNNYFPQDSFSSSSCYDSPTRMESSFHGSLSKRYPYQYCNPHQENVAECWPAQLERTPLDEYAPYHLPTDYPYIQPVEESDFRKDFPLGSEMCYNIL; translated from the exons ATGTCTG AAAAGCAACGTGTGTACCAGGGCGTCCGGGTGAAGACCACGGTCaaagagctgctgcagaggcACAGAGCAAAGGAGGCCAGCAGGAAACCCCAACCG GTTTACTTGGAGCAAAAGGAACTTTGTCCATCCGTGCCCCAAA GTCGTCACGAGGACCCTCCTCCTGCCGCCCCTCAGGCGGACATGAGCTCTCGAGCCCTGCAGCTGCGCGCGCCCTGCCTCCCTGTCACTAAGAGCTCGTGCAGCCTGCACATGCAGGCGAGCGCGTTCTGCGacccccagcagcagcagcagttcgGGGACTTGATGTTGCCCAGCAACGACTGCAGTTTCAGTTCCAGAGGAGCCATGGACTACAACTCCCTGCCTCCTCTGCCCACATCCTCCCCGCTGCCCTGGAGTCACGCGATCTCCTCAGACGTGGACTACTACGGCCAAGGGATG GCGGCCTGCTCCTCGTCAGAGTCCCTGACACTCTACACCCCCCTGGATCCCAACAACTACTTCCCTCAGGACTCCTTTTCCTCCTCGTCTTGCTATGACTCACCCACCAGGATGGAGTCCAGCTTCCACGGCTCCCTCTCAAAACGCTACCCCTATCAGTACTGCAACCCCCATCAGGAGAATGTGGCAGAATGCTGGCCGGCCCAGCTGGAGAGGACCCCCCTCGATGAGTACGCCCCCTACCACCTCCCCACAGACTATCCCTACATCCAGCCTGTGGAGGAGAGCGACTTCAGGAAGGATTTCCCTCTGGGCTCTGAAATGTGTTACAATATTCTATGA
- the LOC116724581 gene encoding uncharacterized protein LOC116724581 isoform X1, with amino-acid sequence MCVCERECLVNRSDSFRWFFCAEKQRVYQGVRVKTTVKELLQRHRAKEASRKPQPVYLEQKELCPSVPQSRHEDPPPAAPQADMSSRALQLRAPCLPVTKSSCSLHMQASAFCDPQQQQQFGDLMLPSNDCSFSSRGAMDYNSLPPLPTSSPLPWSHAISSDVDYYGQGMAACSSSESLTLYTPLDPNNYFPQDSFSSSSCYDSPTRMESSFHGSLSKRYPYQYCNPHQENVAECWPAQLERTPLDEYAPYHLPTDYPYIQPVEESDFRKDFPLGSEMCYNIL; translated from the exons atgtgtgtttgtgagagagAGTGTTTGGTCAACAGGTCTGACTCGTTCCGGTGGTTTTTCTGTGCAGAAAAGCAACGTGTGTACCAGGGCGTCCGGGTGAAGACCACGGTCaaagagctgctgcagaggcACAGAGCAAAGGAGGCCAGCAGGAAACCCCAACCG GTTTACTTGGAGCAAAAGGAACTTTGTCCATCCGTGCCCCAAA GTCGTCACGAGGACCCTCCTCCTGCCGCCCCTCAGGCGGACATGAGCTCTCGAGCCCTGCAGCTGCGCGCGCCCTGCCTCCCTGTCACTAAGAGCTCGTGCAGCCTGCACATGCAGGCGAGCGCGTTCTGCGacccccagcagcagcagcagttcgGGGACTTGATGTTGCCCAGCAACGACTGCAGTTTCAGTTCCAGAGGAGCCATGGACTACAACTCCCTGCCTCCTCTGCCCACATCCTCCCCGCTGCCCTGGAGTCACGCGATCTCCTCAGACGTGGACTACTACGGCCAAGGGATG GCGGCCTGCTCCTCGTCAGAGTCCCTGACACTCTACACCCCCCTGGATCCCAACAACTACTTCCCTCAGGACTCCTTTTCCTCCTCGTCTTGCTATGACTCACCCACCAGGATGGAGTCCAGCTTCCACGGCTCCCTCTCAAAACGCTACCCCTATCAGTACTGCAACCCCCATCAGGAGAATGTGGCAGAATGCTGGCCGGCCCAGCTGGAGAGGACCCCCCTCGATGAGTACGCCCCCTACCACCTCCCCACAGACTATCCCTACATCCAGCCTGTGGAGGAGAGCGACTTCAGGAAGGATTTCCCTCTGGGCTCTGAAATGTGTTACAATATTCTATGA